A window from Cryptomeria japonica chromosome 1, Sugi_1.0, whole genome shotgun sequence encodes these proteins:
- the LOC131035353 gene encoding exocyst complex component EXO70A1-like, with translation MIRGALRMHPVITNTLDSNNLEDMEEMLAAAEILISKWDTNKSSKMLFQSNAEEVRMYMDSVQNLQRLMEHLSAGGTNAAQLVRAQRLMKMSMARLQNEFHKILLSNSEPIDPDRESSARPSSCSSTEDSITCSYGDDDGSSQFSSICSSSDRTCEFDTVPLDAMADLRNIAQRMAKSGYTRECVRVFTLTRKSVVEESLYNLGVEKVRLNDVRKMEWTVLDDKIKKWIYAAKISIRILFAREKRLCVDVFGGLDKMRDSCFAEISKEPAERLLAFAEAVAVTSRAPERMFRVLDLYEALTDLMPEIEDIFSQEACFSVHEQAKRNLVQLGEAARGILMEFEKAVEKEKSKVPIAGGSIHPLTRYVMNYLTFLSDYKESLVNIITDAPRELPKVLPDNELTDSSAPLSVHLGWTVFTLLCKIDKKSDLYKDVALSYLFLMNNLHYIVQKVNGSEIKYILGDGWVRKQWNKVRQYAVKYERAAWMKVLSCVTDEEVPSNGGVLKERLKEFNSAMEEVKRRHGEWVVPDVNLREKLRVSITEKLIPSYDSFLNRIRSRFESDMYIKYTPEDVQDFVLDVFKSL, from the coding sequence ATGATCAGAGGCGCTCTTAGAATGCACCCTGTTATTACAAACACATTAGATAGCAATAATTTAGAAGATATGGAAGAAATGTTAGCCGCAGCAGAGATATTGATTTCCAAATGGGACACAAATAAAAGCAGCAAAATGCTCTTTCAGAGCAACGCAGAAGAAGTCCGTATGTACATGGACTCTGTCCAAAACCTCCAACGGCTCATGGAACATTTGTCCGCCGGCGGAACCAACGCTGCCCAACTCGTCCGTGCGCAGCGGCTGATGAAAATGTCGATGGCCCGTCTGCAGAACGAGTTTCACAAAATTCTGTTATCTAACAGCGAACCCATCGATCCAGATCGGGAGTCATCGGCCCGACCGTCCTCCTGTTCGAGCACAGAGGACAGCATAACATGCTCTTACGGTGACGACGACGGCAGCAGCCAATTCAGCTCCATCTGTTCGTCATCAGACAGAACATGCGAATTCGACACGGTTCCGTTGGACGCCATGGCGGATCTACGGAATATAGCGCAGCGCATGGCGAAGAGTGGATACACGAGGGAATGCGTTCGAGTCTTCACTCTCACGAGAAAGTCCGTGGTGGAAGAGAGTTTATACAATCTGGGCGTGGAGAAGGTGAGGTTGAACGATGTTCGAAAAATGGAGTGGACAGTCCTGGATGACAAGATCAAGAAATGGATATACGCTGCCAAAATCAGTATCCGAATTCTGTTTGCCCGAGAGAAACGGCTGTGCGTCGATGTGTTTGGGGGACTTGACAAGATGAGAGATTCTTGTTTTGCTGAAATCAGCAAGGAGCCCGCAGAAAGGCTTCTTGCCTTTGCAGAGGCCGTGGCCGTTACCAGCCGGGCGCCCGAAAGAATGTTTAGGGTGCTCGACCTCTACGAAGCACTCACCGATCTTATGCCTGAAATAGAAGACATATTTTCTCAAGAAGCTTGCTTTAGCGTGCACGAGCAGGCTAAAAGGAACTTGGTGCAACTCGGCGAGGCGGCCCGGggaattttgatggaatttgaGAAGGCagttgagaaggagaaatctaaggttCCCATTGCGGGCGGCAGTATTCATCCTCTCACCAGATACGTTATGAATTATCTCACTTTTCTCTCCGATTACAAGGAATCTCTGGTAAACATAATCACAGATGCGCCACGGGAGCTACCGAAAGTCCTCCCCGACAATGAGCTGACTGATTCCTCTGCCCCGCTGTCTGTCCACCTCGGATGGACCGTCTTCACCCTGCTGTGCAAGATCGACAAAAAATCTGATCTGTACAAAGACGTGGCCCTGTCGTATCTCTTTCTCATGAACAACCTTCACTACATAGTACAAAAAGTGAATGGATCTGAGATTAAATACATTCTGGGGGATGGGTGGGTGAGAAAACAGTGGAATAAAGTGAGACAGTACGCGGTGAAATATGAGAGAGCTGCGTGGATGAAAGTGTTGTCTTGTGTAACAGACGAAGAAGTTCCTTCGAACGGCGGAGTTTTGAAAGAGAGATTAAAGGAGTTCAATTCAGCAATGGAAGAGGTGAAGAGAAGGCATGGCGAATGGGTGGTTCCTGACGTCAACCTGCGAGAGAAATTAAGAGTTTCAATTACTGAGAAATTGATTCCGTCATACGACTCCTTTCTTAACAGAATCAGAAGCCGGTTTGAAAGCGATATGTACATCAAATACACGCCTGAGGATGTGCAAGATTTTGTGTTGGACGTGTTTAAGTCACTTTAA